A portion of the Vulpes vulpes isolate BD-2025 chromosome 5, VulVul3, whole genome shotgun sequence genome contains these proteins:
- the LOC140598916 gene encoding olfactory receptor 4C11-like, whose translation MQQNNSTTEFILLGLTQDPMKKKMVFVIFFIFYLGTVVGNFLIIVTIKSSRTLGSPMYYFLFYLSLADFCFSTSTAPRLIVDSLSAKNIITYNECMTQVFALHFFGCMEVLVLILMAFDRYVAICKPLHYPAIMRRRVCTILIVLAWIGSFIHSTTQIILALRLPFCGPNLIDHYCCDLQPLLKLACVDTFVINLLLVSNSGAIASSSFVILMISYIVILHSLRNHSAEGRKKALSTCTSHIIVVIIFFGPCIFIYTRPRTTFPMDKMVAVFYTIGTPFLNPLIYTLRNAEVKNAMRKLWHIKITSESRR comes from the coding sequence ATGCAGCAAAATAACAGTACTACTGAGTTCATACTGTTAGGATTGACCCAGGatcctatgaaaaagaaaatggtatttgtaatatttttcattttttatttgggaaCTGTGGTTGGGAATTTCCTTATTATTGTGACCATCAAGTCCAGCCGGACACTTGGGAGCCCCAtgtactatttcttattttatttgtccCTTGCTGATTTCTGCTTTTCAACTTCCACAGCCCCCAGACTAATTGTGGATTCACTCTCTGCAAAAAATATCATAACTTACAATGAGTGCATGACTCAAGTCTTTGCACTGCATTTCTTTGGCTGCATGGAGGTTTTAGTCCTTATCCTCATGGCCTTTGACCGGTATGTGGCCATCTGTAAGCCCTTACATTACCCAGCCATCATGAGACGGCGGGTCTGCACCATCCTAATTGTTCTGGCATGGATTGGATCTTTTATCCATTCTACTACCCAGATTATCCTGGCTTTGAGATTGCCCTTCTGTGGACCCAATTTGATTGATCATTACTGCTGTGATTTGCAGCCCTTGCTGAAACTTGCTTGCGTGGACACTTTTGTGATCAACCTACTGTTGGTGTCTAATAGCGGGGCCATTGCCTCAAGCAGTTTTGTGATTCTGATGATCTCCTACATTGTCATCTTGCATTCCCTGCGAAACCACAGTgctgaagggaggaaaaaagctcTCTCTACTTGCACTTCTCACATCATTGTAGTAATCATATTCTTTGGTCCCTGTATATTCATTTATACACGCCCCCGAACCACTTTCCCCATGGACAAGATGGTGGCTGTATTTTATACTATTGGGACACCTTTTCTCAACCCACTCATCTACACACTGAGGAATGCAGAAGTGAAAAATGCCATGAGAAAGCTATGGCATATCAAGATTACCTCAGAAAGCAGAAGATGA